A region from the Nocardioides exalbidus genome encodes:
- a CDS encoding DUF4235 domain-containing protein, with translation MAKKSSADSNSKVYSALSLVAALGAASVVKKALNTSWRAATGKNPPANPADPDVSIGEAIMWATLSGTLIGVARMLATRRAAHYYARSTGHLPGQLKKDGQDASRAPAPES, from the coding sequence ATGGCCAAGAAGAGCTCCGCGGATTCGAACAGCAAGGTCTACTCGGCGTTGTCGCTGGTGGCCGCCCTCGGCGCCGCGAGCGTGGTCAAGAAGGCGCTGAACACCTCCTGGCGTGCCGCGACCGGCAAGAACCCGCCCGCCAACCCCGCCGACCCCGACGTGAGCATCGGCGAGGCGATCATGTGGGCCACCCTCAGCGGCACGCTGATCGGTGTCGCCCGCATGCTGGCCACCCGCCGTGCCGCGCACTACTACGCCCGCTCGACCGGCCACCTCCCCGGACAGCTCAAGAAGGACGGCCAGGACGCCTCCCGGGCGCCCGCCCCCGAGTCCTGA
- a CDS encoding DUF3093 domain-containing protein gives MDYAERLTVPLRWWVQGMMLVASVWLAVLVATPDNEIIAWLVTAAAFAAMVTLFVRYGGARVSVDRTTFRAGRAQIALEYLGTATALDADGVRRQAGVDADARAYLLLRPYLKRGVMVEITDPADPAPYWLVSCRRPDLLVSALEAARTS, from the coding sequence GTGGACTACGCCGAACGCCTCACCGTTCCGCTGCGCTGGTGGGTGCAGGGAATGATGCTGGTGGCGTCCGTCTGGCTGGCCGTGCTGGTCGCCACCCCCGACAACGAGATCATCGCCTGGCTGGTCACGGCCGCGGCCTTCGCGGCCATGGTGACGCTGTTCGTGCGCTACGGCGGCGCCCGCGTGTCCGTCGACCGGACCACCTTCCGGGCCGGTCGGGCACAGATCGCCCTGGAGTACCTCGGCACCGCGACCGCCCTCGACGCGGACGGCGTACGACGCCAGGCCGGCGTGGACGCCGACGCCCGGGCGTACCTCCTCCTGCGGCCCTACCTCAAGCGCGGCGTCATGGTCGAGATCACCGACCCCGCCGACCCCGCGCCGTACTGGCTGGTCAGCTGCCGTCGCCCCGACCTGCTCGTCTCAGCCCTAGAGGCGGCCCGGACCAGCTGA
- the dut gene encoding dUTP diphosphatase, which translates to MPDHDLDPGRRVDLDIDVVRLDPDLPLPTYAHPGDAGADLHTTIDVSLAPGERALVPTGLSIALPDGYVALVHPRSGLAARHGLSIVNTPGTVDAGYRGEIKVMLINHDPAETVALQRGDRIAQLVIQRFERARFVEVGVLPESVRGDGGYGSTGTGARP; encoded by the coding sequence GTGCCCGACCACGACCTCGACCCTGGGCGACGAGTCGATCTCGACATCGACGTCGTCCGCCTCGACCCGGACCTGCCGCTCCCCACCTACGCCCACCCGGGCGACGCCGGAGCCGACCTGCACACCACGATCGACGTCAGCCTCGCTCCCGGCGAGCGGGCGCTCGTGCCGACCGGTCTCTCGATCGCGCTTCCTGACGGCTACGTCGCGCTCGTGCACCCCCGCTCCGGGCTCGCGGCACGTCACGGGCTCTCCATCGTGAACACGCCCGGCACGGTCGACGCCGGCTACCGGGGCGAGATCAAGGTCATGCTCATCAACCACGACCCCGCGGAGACCGTGGCGCTGCAGCGAGGCGACCGGATCGCCCAGCTGGTGATCCAGCGGTTCGAGCGCGCCCGGTTCGTCGAGGTGGGGGTGCTGCCGGAGTCGGTGCGCGGTGACGGGGGCTACGGTTCTACGGGTACCGGTGCGCGTCCGTGA
- a CDS encoding DUF3710 domain-containing protein, with protein sequence MKFRRKAEATAPTEEASTEAVEPVDPSTGPFDFSQVDGDGIDRADLGSVLVPAIADRELRLQVDEQSGQVRSVMLAGSDGALEFQAFAAPRNGDLWSDVRPQIAEDMVRRGGQATEREGRWGTELVCQMPVTRPDGTAAVQPSRILGINGDRWMLRASFLGRPALEPEETTEWEDALAQVVVRRGEGAMPVGEPLPVRLPDDARRVR encoded by the coding sequence GTGAAGTTCCGCCGCAAGGCAGAGGCCACCGCCCCGACCGAGGAGGCGTCCACCGAGGCCGTCGAGCCGGTCGATCCTTCGACGGGTCCGTTCGACTTCTCCCAGGTCGACGGCGACGGCATCGACCGCGCCGACCTCGGCTCGGTGCTCGTCCCGGCCATCGCCGACCGCGAGCTCCGCCTCCAGGTCGACGAGCAGAGCGGCCAGGTCCGCTCCGTGATGCTGGCCGGCTCCGACGGGGCCCTGGAGTTCCAGGCCTTCGCCGCCCCGCGCAACGGCGACCTCTGGTCCGACGTCCGGCCCCAGATCGCCGAGGACATGGTCCGCCGCGGGGGCCAGGCCACCGAGCGGGAGGGCCGCTGGGGGACCGAGCTCGTGTGCCAGATGCCCGTGACCCGCCCCGACGGCACCGCAGCCGTCCAGCCCTCCCGGATCCTGGGGATCAATGGCGACCGCTGGATGCTCCGCGCCTCGTTCCTCGGCCGTCCGGCACTCGAGCCGGAGGAGACGACCGAGTGGGAGGACGCGCTCGCGCAGGTCGTCGTACGCCGTGGTGAGGGAGCGATGCCGGTCGGCGAGCCGCTGCCCGTGCGCCTGCCGGACGACGCCCGCCGGGTGAGGTGA
- a CDS encoding OB-fold nucleic acid binding domain-containing protein, whose protein sequence is MAEKSRLRQALSKWADSSDQLQRDLRETHRSTEGETLSIADAPEREQVTVGGVLRTVTLRPRGGVPALEAELDDGSGVITVVWLGRRRITGVDPGRNVTVSGCIGRQGDVPLMFNPRYELRP, encoded by the coding sequence GTGGCCGAGAAGAGCCGCCTGCGCCAGGCGCTGTCCAAGTGGGCCGACAGCTCCGACCAGCTCCAGCGCGACCTCCGCGAGACCCACAGATCGACTGAGGGCGAGACCCTCTCCATCGCCGACGCCCCCGAGCGTGAGCAGGTGACCGTCGGCGGGGTGCTCCGCACCGTCACGCTCCGCCCGCGCGGCGGCGTGCCCGCCCTCGAGGCCGAGCTCGACGACGGCTCCGGCGTGATCACGGTGGTGTGGCTGGGCCGCCGCCGCATCACGGGCGTCGACCCCGGCCGCAACGTGACCGTGTCGGGCTGCATCGGCCGGCAGGGCGACGTACCCCTCATGTTCAACCCCCGCTACGAGCTGCGCCCGTGA
- a CDS encoding DUF3159 domain-containing protein, whose product MTGEKDASEVADATEQKPVAGTDTVEAVVRQQLSKALGGRRGMAEAAVPTILFTATWLSMRDLQLALYVSIGAALVLLAIRLVQRSTVQFVLNALFGIGIGWYFVHRSAASGGSEQDQALAYFLPGLLYNGGYAVVLAFTCLIGWPLVGFMVGSITGDPTAWHSDKQVVRLCSRLTWLLVVPCLLRVAIQAPIWLAGSNGGMDADTAVAALGVLKIVLGWPLQLAALGAMVWLLSRNRTPVAAEATTS is encoded by the coding sequence GTGACGGGGGAGAAGGACGCCAGCGAGGTCGCCGACGCGACCGAGCAGAAGCCCGTCGCCGGCACCGACACCGTCGAGGCCGTCGTGCGCCAGCAGCTCTCGAAGGCGCTCGGCGGACGCCGGGGCATGGCGGAGGCCGCCGTCCCGACGATCCTGTTCACGGCGACCTGGCTCTCGATGCGCGACCTGCAGCTCGCGCTCTACGTCAGCATCGGCGCCGCCCTCGTGCTCCTCGCGATCCGGCTGGTCCAGCGCTCGACGGTCCAGTTCGTCCTCAACGCGCTCTTCGGCATCGGCATCGGCTGGTACTTCGTCCACCGCTCCGCCGCGTCCGGCGGCTCCGAGCAGGACCAGGCGCTGGCCTACTTCCTGCCCGGCCTGCTCTACAACGGCGGGTACGCCGTGGTGCTGGCCTTCACGTGCCTCATCGGCTGGCCGCTGGTGGGGTTCATGGTCGGCAGCATCACCGGCGACCCGACGGCCTGGCACTCCGACAAGCAGGTCGTGAGGCTGTGCAGCCGGCTGACCTGGCTCCTCGTCGTCCCGTGCCTCCTGCGGGTCGCGATCCAGGCGCCGATCTGGCTCGCCGGGAGCAACGGCGGGATGGACGCCGACACTGCCGTCGCCGCGCTCGGCGTGCTCAAGATCGTGCTCGGCTGGCCGCTGCAGCTCGCCGCGCTCGGCGCGATGGTCTGGCTGCTGTCGCGCAACCGGACCCCGGTGGCCGCCGAGGCGACCACGAGCTAG
- a CDS encoding potassium channel family protein, protein MRVAIAGAGAVGRSIARELIENGHQVLLIDKSPSSIRPERVPNAEWLLADSCELSSLAEAQLGKCDVVIAATGDDKANLVTSLLAKTEFGVPRTVGRVNHPNNEWLFTEAWGVDVNVSTPRIMSALVEEAVSIGDLVRLFTFRQGNANLVEITLSPDSPFVGTPAGLVPFPENCALVTILRDGQVYTPEAEQPLESGDELLFVVPAEVETELEQLLSPGHHPG, encoded by the coding sequence ATGCGCGTCGCCATCGCCGGAGCCGGAGCCGTGGGTCGTTCGATCGCCCGCGAGCTGATCGAGAACGGCCACCAGGTCCTGCTCATCGACAAGAGCCCCTCGTCGATCCGCCCCGAGCGCGTCCCCAACGCCGAGTGGCTGCTCGCCGACTCGTGCGAGCTGTCCTCCCTCGCCGAGGCCCAGCTCGGCAAGTGCGACGTGGTCATCGCCGCCACCGGTGACGACAAGGCCAACCTGGTCACCTCGCTGCTCGCCAAGACCGAGTTCGGCGTTCCGCGCACGGTCGGCCGGGTCAACCACCCCAACAACGAGTGGCTCTTCACCGAGGCCTGGGGCGTCGACGTCAACGTGTCGACCCCGCGCATCATGTCCGCGCTGGTCGAGGAGGCCGTCTCGATCGGCGACCTGGTCCGGCTGTTCACGTTCCGTCAGGGCAACGCCAACCTCGTCGAGATCACGCTGTCGCCCGACTCCCCCTTCGTCGGCACGCCGGCCGGGCTGGTGCCGTTCCCCGAGAACTGCGCGCTCGTCACGATCCTGCGCGACGGGCAGGTCTACACGCCCGAGGCCGAGCAGCCGCTCGAGTCCGGCGACGAGCTGCTCTTCGTGGTGCCTGCCGAGGTCGAGACCGAGCTCGAGCAGCTGCTCTCGCCCGGTCACCACCCGGGCTGA
- a CDS encoding potassium channel family protein: MHVVIMGCGRVGSTLARSLEDRNHTVSIIDSEPDSFRRLGPEFNGDKITGYGFDQQVLEKAGIRRADAFAAVSSGDNSNIIAARVARETFGLQQVVARIYDPGRAEVYQRLGITTVATVKWTSDQILRRILPAGAEPDFRDPSGTIRVDHVPIPEAWIGNRTVEFQMQSRCRIAWIDRLGEGMLPTRESVLQEGDMLHLVMREEHAAHAYSVLEAGPEAD, from the coding sequence GTGCACGTCGTGATCATGGGTTGTGGCCGCGTCGGTTCGACGCTTGCCCGCAGCCTCGAGGACCGCAACCACACCGTGTCGATCATCGACAGCGAGCCCGACTCGTTCCGTCGCCTGGGCCCTGAGTTCAACGGCGACAAGATCACCGGCTACGGATTCGACCAGCAGGTGCTGGAGAAGGCAGGGATCCGCCGGGCCGACGCGTTCGCCGCGGTGTCGAGCGGTGACAACTCCAACATCATCGCGGCGCGCGTCGCGCGCGAGACGTTCGGCCTCCAGCAGGTCGTCGCCCGCATCTACGACCCCGGCCGCGCCGAGGTCTACCAGCGCCTCGGCATCACCACCGTCGCGACGGTCAAGTGGACCTCCGACCAGATCCTGCGCCGGATCCTGCCCGCCGGGGCCGAGCCCGACTTCCGCGACCCGTCGGGCACCATCCGGGTCGACCACGTGCCGATCCCGGAGGCCTGGATCGGCAACCGCACGGTCGAGTTCCAGATGCAGTCGCGCTGCCGCATCGCATGGATCGACCGGCTGGGCGAGGGCATGCTCCCGACCCGCGAGTCCGTGCTCCAGGAGGGCGACATGCTCCACCTGGTGATGCGCGAGGAGCACGCGGCGCACGCCTACTCCGTGCTCGAGGCCGGCCCGGAAGCCGACTGA
- a CDS encoding APC family permease has translation MSVGDVSKRILLGRKLRSSQLGETLLPKRIALPVFASDALSSVAYAPDEVFIMLAVAGASTYVWSWKIGIAVALVMLTVVASYRQTVHAYPSGGGDYEVATVNLGRNAGVTVASALLVDYVLTVAVSISSAAQYAAGAINPLIGHEATVAIVAVVLLTAVNLRGVRESGSFFAVPTYLFMFAILGMCAFGLIRLLAGDLPQAESADLVIEPQPGWEGPLTQVGLMFLLARAFSSGCAALTGVEAISNGVPAFRKPKSRNAATTLLLLGLIAISMMMSVIVLAKQMAIRYVDPHELDRLRTAAGGAVPDSYEQHPVIAQIAAGVFDHFSPGFYFVLTVTGIILVLAANTAFNGFPVLGSILAQDGLAPRSLGSRGDRLAYSNGIVFLAAMSILLIWAFDAETTKLIQLYIVGVFVSFNLSQLGMIRHWTRHLKTEKDPAVRRRMLRSRAINTFGLGMTAVVLVIVLITKFIHGAWITILAMAFFFMLMKAIGRHYARVELELAADEQDKVMPTRVHAIVLASKLHKPTLRALAFARATRPNVLEAIYVSIDAKATNRLLEEWDDRHLDIPLKVLHSPYREVVRPIVEYTQEIRNANPRGVVAVYIPEYVVGRWWEQLLHNQTALRLKGRLLFTPGVMVISVPYQLRSSQAAQERERANEGRVLAGDLRRGRASLRGTRRPGDS, from the coding sequence GTGAGTGTCGGCGATGTCTCGAAGCGGATCCTGCTGGGGCGCAAGCTCCGCAGCAGCCAGCTCGGCGAGACCCTCCTGCCCAAGCGGATCGCCCTCCCGGTCTTCGCCAGCGATGCGCTGTCGTCGGTGGCGTACGCACCCGACGAGGTCTTCATCATGCTGGCCGTCGCGGGCGCCTCGACCTACGTCTGGTCGTGGAAGATCGGCATCGCCGTCGCGCTCGTCATGCTCACCGTGGTCGCCAGCTACCGGCAGACCGTGCACGCCTATCCCTCCGGCGGCGGCGACTACGAGGTCGCCACCGTCAACCTCGGCCGCAACGCGGGCGTGACCGTCGCGAGCGCGCTGCTCGTCGACTACGTCCTCACCGTCGCGGTGTCGATCTCCTCGGCCGCGCAGTACGCCGCCGGCGCGATCAACCCGTTGATCGGGCACGAGGCGACCGTGGCGATCGTCGCCGTCGTCCTCCTGACAGCGGTGAACCTGCGCGGCGTGCGGGAGTCCGGGTCGTTCTTCGCCGTCCCGACCTACCTCTTCATGTTCGCCATCCTCGGCATGTGCGCGTTCGGCCTGATCCGCCTGCTCGCCGGTGACCTGCCGCAGGCGGAGAGCGCCGACCTCGTCATCGAGCCGCAGCCCGGCTGGGAGGGGCCGCTGACCCAGGTCGGGCTGATGTTCCTGCTCGCCCGCGCGTTCTCCTCGGGCTGTGCTGCCCTGACCGGCGTCGAGGCGATCAGCAACGGCGTCCCCGCCTTCCGCAAGCCCAAGAGTCGCAACGCGGCCACGACGCTGCTCCTGCTCGGGCTGATCGCCATCTCGATGATGATGAGCGTGATCGTGCTCGCCAAGCAGATGGCGATCAGGTACGTCGACCCGCACGAGCTCGACCGGCTGCGCACGGCGGCGGGCGGGGCCGTGCCCGACAGCTACGAGCAGCACCCGGTGATCGCCCAGATCGCCGCCGGCGTGTTCGACCACTTCTCGCCGGGCTTCTACTTCGTGCTCACGGTCACCGGCATCATCCTGGTGCTGGCCGCGAACACCGCGTTCAACGGCTTCCCGGTGCTCGGCTCCATCCTCGCCCAGGACGGCCTCGCACCCCGCTCGCTCGGCTCCCGCGGTGACCGGCTGGCCTACAGCAACGGCATCGTCTTCCTCGCCGCCATGTCGATCCTGCTGATCTGGGCCTTCGACGCCGAGACCACCAAGCTGATCCAGCTCTACATCGTCGGTGTCTTCGTCTCCTTCAACCTCAGCCAGCTCGGCATGATCCGGCACTGGACGCGCCACCTGAAGACCGAGAAGGACCCCGCGGTCCGGCGCCGGATGCTCCGCTCGCGCGCGATCAACACCTTCGGCCTGGGCATGACCGCGGTCGTCCTGGTCATCGTGCTGATCACGAAGTTCATCCACGGCGCCTGGATCACGATCCTGGCGATGGCCTTCTTCTTCATGCTCATGAAGGCCATCGGGCGCCACTACGCGCGCGTCGAGCTCGAGCTCGCGGCCGACGAGCAGGACAAGGTCATGCCGACCCGCGTCCACGCCATCGTGCTGGCGTCCAAGCTCCACAAGCCGACCCTGCGTGCCCTCGCGTTCGCTCGGGCCACGCGCCCCAACGTGCTCGAGGCGATCTACGTCAGCATCGACGCCAAGGCCACCAACCGGCTCCTCGAGGAGTGGGACGACCGGCACCTCGACATCCCGCTCAAGGTGCTGCACTCGCCCTACCGCGAGGTCGTGCGGCCGATCGTCGAGTACACCCAGGAGATCCGCAACGCCAACCCGCGTGGCGTCGTCGCGGTCTACATCCCGGAGTACGTCGTCGGCCGCTGGTGGGAGCAGCTGCTCCACAACCAGACCGCGCTGCGGCTCAAGGGCCGCCTGCTCTTCACGCCCGGCGTCATGGTGATCTCCGTGCCCTACCAGCTGCGGTCCTCGCAGGCCGCCCAGGAGCGGGAGAGGGCCAACGAGGGCCGGGTCCTGGCCGGCGACCTGCGGCGGGGGCGGGCGTCCCTCCGTGGCACCCGCCGACCCGGTGACTCGTGA
- a CDS encoding class I SAM-dependent RNA methyltransferase, with amino-acid sequence MTRTNRPRRARGRSRVGERFEAEVGPVAHGGHCVVRLPEPEARVVFVRHALPGERVVLEITEGTDGDRFWRGDAVEVRTPSPDRVVPPCPLSGPGMCGGCDFQHVAVPAQRNLKTSVVREQLVRLGRLEASSPLVEGLQVEGVPVPGRPDDGLRWRTRQRYAALPDGRPAMRAHRSHALVPVDDCLIAAEEARPGDARPEEGVQRPSREPVTHTVDAAGQSHSFTVAGDGFWQVHPEAPRVLVETVLDLLQPAPGERALDLYAGVGLFARFVGAATGARVVAVEADRTACQHARGNLAALKPAVVECGPTDQVLREGYDEPFDLVVLDPPREGARRAVVEQVVDRRPRAVAYVACDPAALGRDVAIFAEHGYELTAVRAFDLFPMTHHVECVALLSRA; translated from the coding sequence GTGACCCGCACCAACCGCCCGCGCAGGGCCCGGGGGCGCTCCCGCGTCGGCGAGCGCTTCGAGGCCGAGGTCGGTCCGGTCGCCCACGGCGGCCACTGCGTCGTACGCCTCCCGGAGCCGGAGGCCCGCGTCGTGTTCGTCCGCCACGCGCTGCCCGGCGAGCGGGTCGTCCTCGAGATCACGGAGGGCACCGACGGCGACCGGTTCTGGCGCGGTGACGCCGTGGAGGTCCGTACGCCGTCGCCGGACCGCGTCGTCCCGCCCTGCCCGCTGTCGGGGCCGGGGATGTGCGGCGGCTGCGACTTCCAGCACGTCGCCGTCCCTGCCCAGCGCAACCTCAAGACGTCCGTCGTCCGCGAGCAGCTGGTCCGGCTCGGCCGCCTCGAGGCGTCGTCGCCCCTGGTCGAGGGGCTGCAGGTCGAAGGTGTCCCGGTGCCCGGCAGGCCGGACGACGGCCTGCGCTGGCGCACCCGCCAGCGTTACGCCGCGCTCCCGGACGGTCGTCCGGCGATGCGCGCCCACCGCTCCCACGCGCTGGTTCCCGTCGACGACTGCCTGATCGCCGCCGAGGAGGCGCGACCCGGCGACGCGCGGCCCGAGGAGGGCGTCCAGCGCCCGTCACGAGAGCCGGTCACCCACACGGTCGACGCGGCGGGCCAGAGCCACTCCTTCACGGTCGCGGGCGACGGGTTCTGGCAGGTCCACCCCGAGGCACCGCGGGTCCTGGTCGAGACGGTCCTCGACCTGCTCCAGCCGGCGCCGGGGGAACGCGCCCTCGACCTGTATGCCGGTGTCGGGCTGTTCGCGCGGTTCGTGGGGGCCGCGACCGGTGCTCGCGTCGTTGCCGTCGAGGCCGACCGCACGGCCTGCCAGCACGCACGCGGCAACCTCGCCGCGCTGAAGCCGGCGGTGGTGGAGTGCGGGCCGACCGACCAGGTGCTGCGCGAGGGCTACGACGAGCCCTTCGACCTCGTCGTCCTCGACCCGCCCCGCGAGGGCGCCAGGCGCGCCGTCGTCGAGCAGGTCGTCGACCGCCGCCCGCGCGCGGTGGCGTACGTCGCCTGTGACCCCGCCGCGCTCGGCCGCGACGTGGCGATCTTCGCCGAGCACGGCTACGAGCTCACCGCCGTCCGCGCCTTCGACCTCTTCCCCATGACCCACCACGTGGAGTGCGTCGCCCTCTTGTCCCGCGCCTGA
- the acnA gene encoding aconitate hydratase AcnA, whose protein sequence is MASQDSFGAKGTLDVDGQSYEIYRLDAVKGEGLDVESLPFSLKVLLENLLRTEDGADITADHIKAIAGWDASAAPDQEIQFTPARVIMQDFTGVPCVVDLATMREAMAELGGDATRINPLAPAEMVIDHSVIADVFGTPAAFERNVEIEYERNRERYQFLRWGQGAFDDFKVVPPGTGIVHQVNIEHLARVVMVRDGVAYPDTCVGTDSHTTMVNGIGVVGWGVGGIEAEAAMLGQPVSMLIPRVVGFKLSGELPEGSTATDLVLTITEMLREHGVVGKFVEFYGEGVSALPLANRATIGNMSPEFGSTIAVFPIDEQTVDYLRLTGRSEEQLALVEAYAKEQGLWHDPSAEPRYSEQLELDVSTVVPSLAGPKRPQDRVEVTKAQESFQKALADYTEDKDAKATVSLDGQEFEIGHGAVTIAAITSCTNTSNPSVMIGAALLAKNAVDKGLSRKPWVKTTLAPGSKVVSDYYDRADLTPYLDKLGFNLVGYGCTTCIGNSGPLIPEVSAAVNEADLAVTSVLSGNRNFEGRINPDIKMNYLASPPLVVAYALAGSMDLDLFNDALGQDQDGNDVFLKDIWPSPSEIETTIAQAINSEMFNDSYQDVFAGDERWQSLPTPEGNTFEWDENSTYVRRAPYFDGMPHEPEPVTDITAARVLLKLGDSVTTDHISPAGAIKKDSPAGRYLAEHGVDQRDFNSYGSRRGNHEVMIRGTFANIRLRNQIAPGTEGGVTRDFTTTDGDVTSVFEASANYQAAGTPLVVLAGKEYGSGSSRDWAAKGTALLGVKAVIAESYERIHRSNLIGMGVIPLQFPAGKTADDLGLTGAEIISISGITALNDGTTPKMVTVKVEPAPGTDQSFGETSEFEAVVRIDTPGEANYYRNGGIMQYVLRNLLRG, encoded by the coding sequence ATGGCCAGTCAGGACAGCTTCGGTGCCAAGGGCACCCTGGACGTCGACGGACAGTCCTACGAGATCTACCGCCTCGACGCGGTGAAGGGTGAGGGCCTCGACGTCGAGAGCCTGCCCTTCTCGCTCAAGGTGCTGCTGGAAAACCTGCTCCGCACCGAGGACGGCGCCGACATCACGGCCGACCACATCAAGGCCATCGCCGGCTGGGACGCGAGCGCCGCGCCCGACCAGGAGATCCAGTTCACGCCCGCCCGCGTGATCATGCAGGACTTCACCGGCGTCCCCTGCGTCGTCGACCTCGCCACCATGCGCGAGGCCATGGCCGAGCTCGGCGGCGACGCCACCAGGATCAACCCGCTCGCGCCGGCCGAGATGGTCATCGACCACTCCGTCATCGCCGACGTCTTCGGCACGCCCGCCGCCTTCGAGCGCAACGTCGAGATCGAGTACGAGCGCAACCGCGAGCGCTACCAGTTCCTGCGCTGGGGCCAGGGCGCCTTCGACGACTTCAAGGTCGTCCCGCCCGGCACCGGCATCGTCCACCAGGTCAACATCGAGCACCTCGCGCGCGTCGTGATGGTCCGCGACGGCGTGGCCTACCCCGACACCTGCGTCGGCACCGACTCCCACACCACGATGGTCAACGGCATCGGCGTGGTCGGCTGGGGCGTCGGCGGCATCGAGGCCGAGGCCGCGATGCTCGGCCAGCCGGTCTCCATGCTCATCCCGCGCGTCGTGGGCTTCAAGCTGTCGGGCGAGCTGCCCGAGGGCTCGACCGCCACGGACCTCGTGCTGACGATCACCGAGATGCTCCGCGAGCACGGCGTGGTCGGCAAGTTCGTCGAGTTCTACGGCGAGGGCGTCTCGGCGCTGCCGCTGGCCAACCGCGCGACGATCGGCAACATGAGCCCGGAGTTCGGCTCGACCATCGCGGTCTTCCCGATCGACGAGCAGACCGTCGACTACCTCCGGCTCACCGGCCGCTCGGAGGAGCAGCTCGCGCTCGTCGAGGCCTACGCCAAGGAGCAGGGCCTCTGGCACGACCCGAGCGCCGAGCCGCGCTACAGCGAGCAGCTCGAGCTCGACGTGTCGACCGTGGTGCCCTCCCTCGCCGGCCCGAAGCGTCCGCAGGACCGCGTCGAGGTCACCAAGGCCCAGGAGAGCTTCCAGAAGGCGCTCGCCGACTACACCGAGGACAAGGACGCGAAGGCGACCGTCAGCCTCGACGGCCAGGAGTTCGAGATCGGCCACGGCGCCGTCACGATCGCCGCCATCACCTCCTGCACCAACACCTCGAACCCGAGCGTCATGATCGGCGCGGCGCTGCTCGCCAAGAACGCCGTCGACAAGGGCCTGTCCCGCAAGCCGTGGGTCAAGACCACGCTCGCGCCCGGCTCGAAGGTCGTCTCGGACTACTACGACCGCGCCGACCTGACGCCGTACCTCGACAAGCTCGGCTTCAACCTCGTCGGCTACGGCTGCACGACCTGCATCGGCAACTCCGGCCCGCTCATCCCCGAGGTCAGCGCCGCGGTCAACGAGGCGGACCTCGCGGTCACCTCGGTGCTCTCGGGCAACCGCAACTTCGAGGGTCGGATCAACCCCGACATCAAGATGAACTACCTCGCGTCCCCGCCGCTGGTGGTGGCTTACGCGCTGGCCGGGTCGATGGACCTCGACCTGTTCAACGACGCGCTGGGCCAGGACCAGGACGGCAACGACGTCTTCCTCAAGGACATCTGGCCGAGCCCCTCCGAGATCGAGACCACGATCGCCCAGGCGATCAACTCGGAGATGTTCAACGACTCCTACCAGGACGTCTTCGCCGGCGACGAGCGCTGGCAGTCTCTCCCGACCCCCGAGGGCAACACGTTCGAGTGGGACGAGAACAGCACCTACGTCCGTCGTGCGCCCTACTTCGACGGCATGCCCCACGAGCCGGAGCCGGTCACCGACATCACGGCGGCGCGCGTCCTGCTCAAGCTGGGCGACTCGGTCACCACCGACCACATCAGCCCGGCCGGTGCGATCAAGAAGGACAGCCCCGCGGGCCGTTACCTCGCCGAGCACGGCGTCGACCAGCGTGACTTCAACTCCTACGGCTCGCGCCGTGGCAACCACGAGGTCATGATCCGCGGCACGTTCGCCAACATCCGCCTGCGCAACCAGATCGCGCCCGGCACCGAGGGTGGCGTGACGCGCGACTTCACCACGACCGACGGTGACGTCACCAGCGTCTTCGAGGCCAGCGCCAACTACCAGGCCGCCGGCACGCCGCTGGTCGTCCTGGCCGGCAAGGAGTACGGTTCCGGCTCCTCGCGCGACTGGGCCGCCAAGGGCACCGCACTGCTCGGCGTCAAGGCCGTCATCGCCGAGTCCTACGAGCGCATCCACCGCTCGAACCTCATCGGCATGGGCGTCATCCCGCTGCAGTTCCCCGCGGGCAAGACCGCCGACGACCTGGGCCTCACCGGTGCCGAGATCATCTCGATCTCCGGCATCACCGCGCTCAACGACGGCACCACGCCCAAGATGGTCACCGTCAAGGTCGAGCCGGCTCCCGGCACCGACCAGTCGTTCGGCGAGACCAGCGAGTTCGAGGCCGTGGTGCGCATCGACACCCCCGGCGAGGCGAACTACTACCGCAACGGCGGGATCATGCAGTACGTCCTGCGCAACCTCCTGCGCGGCTGA